A genome region from Segatella copri includes the following:
- a CDS encoding Crp/Fnr family transcriptional regulator: protein MAARGKYDKENIATLIAKLWGGITDDQFDLLKEHLEIKKYKKNEIIYKNEGTPEYALCLIAGKVKIYKEGIGGKSQIIRVIKPIEFFGFRAYFADEIYKTAAMSLENCVVAQFPLAVLMKLISKSFNIGFFFIKYLSVEIGKSDDRTVNLTQKHIRARLAEGLIFLKDSYGLEKDGKTLDIRLSREDLANLCNMTTSNAIRTLSAFTAEGLINTEGRKIKILQEEEIIKIAELG, encoded by the coding sequence ATGGCAGCTAGAGGAAAATACGATAAAGAAAATATAGCAACGCTGATTGCTAAGCTATGGGGAGGCATCACTGATGACCAGTTCGATTTACTGAAAGAACATCTGGAAATCAAGAAGTATAAGAAGAACGAAATCATCTACAAGAACGAGGGTACTCCCGAATATGCACTATGTCTCATAGCGGGAAAAGTGAAGATATACAAAGAAGGTATCGGTGGCAAAAGCCAGATTATCCGTGTTATCAAACCGATTGAATTTTTTGGTTTCAGAGCCTATTTTGCAGATGAGATATACAAGACGGCAGCCATGTCGCTGGAAAACTGCGTCGTTGCCCAGTTCCCGCTGGCAGTTCTCATGAAACTGATCTCCAAGAGTTTCAACATCGGCTTCTTCTTTATCAAATATCTCAGTGTGGAAATAGGTAAATCGGACGACCGTACCGTGAACCTCACCCAGAAACATATCCGTGCCCGACTTGCCGAGGGACTGATATTTCTGAAAGACTCTTATGGGTTAGAAAAAGACGGAAAAACTCTTGACATCCGATTGAGTCGTGAAGATCTGGCAAATCTCTGTAATATGACAACGAGCAATGCCATCCGTACGCTCTCAGCCTTTACGGCAGAAGGACTCATCAATACTGAAGGAAGGAAAATCAAAATCTTACAGGAAGAAGAAATCATAAAAATAGCAGAACTCGGATAA
- the gap gene encoding type I glyceraldehyde-3-phosphate dehydrogenase — MIKIGINGFGRIGRFVFRSTVEAENAKEVQVVAINDLCPVDYMAYMLKYDTMHGHFDGTIEADVEKSELIVNGNHIRVTAERDPENLKWDEVGAEYVVESTGLFLAYDKAEKHLKAGAKYVVLSAPSKADANGNQADMFVCGVNTDKYNGQKIVSNASCTTNCLAPIAKVLNDNFGIETGLMTTVHSTTATQKTVDGPSMKDWRGGRAAAGNIIPSSTGAAKAVGKVIPELNGKLTGISMRVPTLDVSVVDLTVNLKKAASKEAICAAMKAASEGELKGVLGYTEDAVVSSDFLGCALTSIFDANAGVYLTDNFVKVVSWYDNEIGYSHKVVELIKIMKKHNG, encoded by the coding sequence ATGATTAAGATTGGTATTAACGGATTTGGCCGTATCGGTCGTTTCGTATTCCGTTCTACAGTTGAGGCTGAGAACGCAAAGGAAGTACAGGTAGTAGCTATCAATGACTTGTGCCCAGTTGATTACATGGCTTACATGTTGAAGTATGATACAATGCACGGTCATTTCGACGGTACTATCGAGGCTGACGTTGAGAAGAGCGAGTTGATCGTTAACGGTAACCACATCCGTGTTACTGCTGAGCGTGATCCTGAGAACTTGAAGTGGGATGAGGTTGGTGCTGAGTACGTAGTTGAGTCTACAGGTCTCTTCCTCGCTTACGACAAGGCTGAGAAGCACTTGAAGGCTGGTGCTAAGTACGTAGTACTTTCTGCTCCTTCTAAGGCTGACGCTAACGGTAACCAGGCTGATATGTTCGTTTGCGGTGTTAACACTGACAAGTACAATGGTCAGAAGATCGTTTCTAACGCTTCTTGTACAACAAACTGCTTGGCTCCTATCGCTAAGGTATTGAACGATAACTTCGGTATCGAGACAGGTTTGATGACAACTGTTCACTCTACAACTGCTACACAGAAGACTGTTGACGGTCCATCTATGAAGGACTGGCGTGGTGGCCGTGCAGCTGCTGGCAACATCATCCCTTCTTCTACAGGTGCTGCTAAGGCTGTAGGTAAGGTTATCCCTGAGTTGAACGGTAAGTTGACAGGTATCTCTATGCGTGTTCCTACTTTGGACGTATCTGTTGTTGACTTGACAGTTAACTTGAAGAAGGCTGCTTCTAAGGAGGCTATCTGCGCTGCTATGAAGGCTGCTTCTGAGGGTGAGTTGAAGGGTGTACTCGGTTACACAGAGGATGCTGTTGTTTCTTCTGACTTCTTGGGTTGCGCTTTGACATCTATCTTCGACGCTAACGCAGGTGTTTATTTGACAGACAACTTCGTTAAGGTTGTTTCTTGGTATGACAACGAGATTGGTTACTCACACAAGGTTGTTGAGTTGATCAAGATCATGAAGAAGCACAACGGTTAA
- a CDS encoding diacylglycerol kinase family protein: MVNENKWGLLYCPRGGWRSNKRWEKIEKVLKQQGVDYDFVQSENQKSVERLIRMFINNGYKTIVIVGGDSALNDAVNCLMQIDPKEREEVALGVIPNGLMNDFAHFWGFSDSDIEKTVASLKKRRIRKIDLGCIRYVNKKGEKCRRYFLNCINIGLIAAIMNLRRKTHHIFGSRTLSFLCSFILMIFQRLDYKMHVKINSDVIKRRVMTMCIGNGTGYGQTPNAVPYNGLLDVSVVSHPKTTQLFEGIYLFVKGKFLNHKSVHPYRTREVEVLDAQHALIGIDGRLMNTPVGPFQITVIQEVINFLIPV, translated from the coding sequence ATGGTAAACGAGAATAAATGGGGGCTGCTTTATTGCCCTAGAGGAGGCTGGCGAAGTAACAAGCGCTGGGAAAAAATAGAGAAGGTGCTCAAGCAGCAGGGCGTGGATTACGACTTTGTGCAGAGCGAGAATCAGAAGAGCGTAGAACGGCTCATCAGAATGTTTATCAACAATGGTTATAAGACCATTGTCATCGTTGGTGGAGATTCTGCGCTCAATGATGCAGTAAACTGTCTGATGCAGATAGATCCGAAAGAAAGAGAAGAGGTGGCACTGGGGGTTATTCCTAACGGACTGATGAACGACTTTGCCCACTTCTGGGGATTCAGCGACAGCGATATCGAGAAGACGGTGGCGTCGCTGAAAAAACGTCGTATCAGAAAGATTGACCTCGGTTGTATCCGCTATGTGAACAAGAAGGGGGAGAAATGCCGTCGCTATTTCCTCAACTGTATCAATATCGGACTCATCGCCGCCATCATGAACCTGAGACGAAAAACCCATCATATCTTCGGTTCACGTACCCTGTCGTTTCTCTGTTCCTTCATCCTGATGATATTCCAGCGTCTGGACTATAAGATGCATGTGAAAATCAATTCGGATGTTATCAAGCGTAGAGTGATGACGATGTGTATAGGCAATGGAACAGGATATGGACAGACTCCGAATGCTGTGCCATATAACGGACTGCTTGATGTGTCGGTGGTATCTCATCCTAAGACAACCCAGCTCTTCGAGGGAATCTATCTTTTTGTGAAAGGTAAGTTCCTCAACCATAAGAGTGTGCATCCTTACCGTACCCGAGAGGTAGAGGTGCTTGATGCCCAGCATGCCCTGATAGGTATTGATGGCAGATTGATGAATACACCGGTAGGCCCATTCCAGATTACTGTAATTCAGGAGGTTATCAACTTCCTGATACCCGTATAA
- the miaA gene encoding tRNA (adenosine(37)-N6)-dimethylallyltransferase MiaA gives MKYSMITILGPTASGKTSLAAALAARINSLGAHLSGTPAKGAEIISADSRQVYRGMDIGTGKDLADYTIHGKQIPYHLIDICEPGTKYNLFEYQQDFYDAYQDIQKRGAFPILCGGTGLYIESVLKGYHLSPVPQNPELRESLAHKSLEELTLILKELKAKTGSNMHNRTDVDTAQRAIRAIEIESYNLEHPMPERELPPVDSLIIGVSIDRDARREKISRRLKQRLDEGMVDEIKGLLDRGIPAENLIYYGLEYKFITEYVIGKTSYDEMYRGLEIAIHQFAKRQMTWFRGMERRGFTIHWVDALQPMEKKVEAVLGLMRS, from the coding sequence ATGAAATATTCGATGATAACCATATTGGGACCTACGGCGAGTGGTAAGACGAGTCTTGCTGCCGCTCTTGCAGCCAGGATCAATAGCCTGGGTGCCCATTTGTCGGGTACCCCTGCCAAGGGCGCTGAAATCATTAGTGCTGACAGCCGGCAGGTATATCGCGGCATGGATATAGGTACGGGTAAGGATCTGGCTGACTATACCATCCATGGCAAGCAGATACCTTATCACCTCATTGACATCTGTGAGCCTGGTACGAAATATAATCTCTTTGAATATCAGCAAGATTTTTATGATGCCTATCAGGATATTCAGAAGAGAGGGGCTTTTCCGATATTATGTGGAGGTACAGGACTCTATATTGAGTCGGTGCTGAAAGGTTATCATCTCTCACCTGTTCCGCAGAACCCGGAACTCCGTGAGTCATTGGCTCATAAGAGTTTAGAGGAACTTACGCTGATACTGAAAGAGCTGAAGGCGAAAACGGGTTCTAATATGCACAATCGCACAGACGTGGATACAGCACAGCGAGCTATCCGGGCGATAGAGATTGAAAGCTATAATCTGGAGCATCCGATGCCGGAACGTGAACTCCCACCGGTTGATTCGCTGATTATCGGTGTCAGTATCGACCGCGATGCGAGAAGGGAGAAGATTTCCCGCAGACTGAAACAGCGATTGGATGAGGGAATGGTAGATGAAATCAAGGGGCTGCTAGACCGTGGCATCCCTGCCGAAAATCTCATCTATTATGGTTTGGAATATAAGTTTATTACTGAATATGTGATTGGTAAGACTTCCTACGATGAGATGTATCGCGGTCTGGAAATTGCAATCCACCAGTTTGCCAAAAGGCAGATGACGTGGTTCAGAGGTATGGAGCGCAGAGGCTTTACCATCCATTGGGTAGATGCATTGCAACCGATGGAGAAAAAGGTGGAGGCTGTTTTGGGGCTGATGAGGAGTTAG